The Megalopta genalis isolate 19385.01 chromosome 9, iyMegGena1_principal, whole genome shotgun sequence genome includes a window with the following:
- the LOC117230089 gene encoding arrestin domain-containing protein 2 — MSSLRTYRIIFEKPGAVYMTGEVVRGTIILDTAKVKTIRGIYIIAKGSAFVRWTERETRSGSNGKSETVTNVYRASQQYFSIRGEILEPRGPDSRIVLPEGCQQYQFQFQLPSNIPSSFEHRHGYVRYTVKAIIDRPWKFDHECKIAFTVVSVLDLNMHRHRCLGIHEEIQKNFSCCCFGLGSMNTSIRVPSSGYVSGQMISASVNYKNASSQVGIRRIELKLERVLKLHATTKTKTEYFKIISSSNAGPFTPEGVITLEIRVPPIPPSHQPFCSIIDLDYYLKVVVYFTSTHLKLQRSYPLLIGTIPLYCAPSASATQQMNAMPYPTEQPATSSTMSMPETPQPSTTTTKTQPAQLGFVIPDQANSSANCNIPPPSYEECMLGAQNIRDDDESVHVQGTNAPFRPKYPVFNYPAPSAP; from the exons ATGTCATCGCTTAGGACGTACCGCATAATTTTCGAGAAGCCGGGTGCCGTATACATGACCGGTGAAGTGGTAAGAGGAACCATTATCTTGGACACTGCGAAGGTCAAGACCATCAGAG GAATCTATATCATTGCCAAGGGGTCAGCCTTTGTTCGATGGACGGAAAGAGAAACGAGAAGCGGTTCtaatggaaaaagtgaaactGTCACAAATGTCTACAGGGCTTCTCAGCAATACTTTTCCATAAGAGGCGAAATACTGGAACCACGTGGAC CGGATTCGAGAATAGTTCTCCCAGAGGGGTGCCAGCAATACCAGTTCCAGTTCCAACTACCCTCTAACATCCCCAGCAGCTTCGAACACCGGCATGGCTATGTCAGATACACGGTGAAAGCCATAATCGACAGGCCCTGGAAGTTCGATCACGAATGCAAGATCGCATTCACCGTTGTCTCCGTTCTCGATCTGAACATGCACCGACACAGATGC TTGGGAATCCACGAAGAAATTCAGAAGAACTTCTCCTGCTGCTGCTTCGGTCTGGGCTCGATGAACACAAGCATCCGGGTGCCTTCCTCTGGGTACGTTTCAGGTCAGATGATCAGCGCGTCGGTGAATTACAAGAATGCTTCTTCCCAAGTTGGTATAAGGAGGATCGAACTGAAATTGGAACGA GTGCTCAAGCTTCATGCGACAACCAAAACGAAGACCGAATACTTCAAAATTATATCCTCTTCGAATGCAGGACCTTTTACGCCGGAAGGAGTCATTACTCTGGAAATAAGGGTGCCGCCGATTCCGCCATCCCACCAACCGTTTTGTAGTATTATTGATTTGGATTACTACTTGAAGGTGGTTGTCTACTTCACGAGCAC GCATCTCAAACTTCAGAGAAGTTACCCCCTCCTAATCGGAACAATTCCACTGTATTGTGCGCCGAGTGCATCAGCTACTCAGCAGATGAATGCCATGCCATATCCCACGGAACAACCTGCAACATCGAGTACAATGTCAATGCCAGAAACACCACAGCCTAGCACTACCACTACAAAAACACAACCAGCACAACTTGGCTTCGTCATTCCCGACCAAGCTAATTCTTCTGCAAACTGTAACATAC CTCCCCCATCTTATGAAGAGTGCATGCTAGGAGCTCAGAACATTCGAGATGACGACGAGTCCGTCCACGTTCAAGGAACAAATGCTCCTTTTCGACCCAAGTACCCTGTGTTCAACTATCCAGCACCAA GTGCTCCATGA